The genomic segment CTTTGTGATGGGCAACTCGGCTAGCTTTTACCAAGTGTTTTTCATCGCTGCTTTGATTTGTGTGGGGCTGTTTGCGCTGGTTGTCATTCCCTACAATCGCTCGAACCGCTCTCGTGAAACGGTGATTGACTGGAGTGATGAAACCATCCGTTATCGGCACGGGATGCGCTGGCAGACATTTCCGTTTGCGGAGATTCAACGCATCTGCGTGCAAACGAAACAGATCGGCAGCGAGACACCGACTTATGATGGAACTGTGGATATTGAAGTCGCCGGCAACCAGTTTTCGCTGTTTGAAATCTTGTCGTCGACCGAAGAGCCCGGTCAACCGGTTGATATCCTGCTCGACGTTGCGCGGCGGCTAGCGGATGGGTGGTCGGTTCCCTGTGAGGTGTACGTTCTGGGAAAACGGTTGGAAGAGAAGGAACTCGAGGGCCGCGGCCGCCCGCCGAAGGAGATCGCTCAGAAATACATGACCTTAGGAAGCCTGGCCAGTGGAAGCGCGATGTCGGCCGACTATCAAGGTCAGTCTGACGAAGCGGTCGAACACCGCGAAGAAGCGATTTTTTACTACATGCAAGCGAATAAGCTCGACCCGACGTTAGCAGAACCCTTGTTGGCCATCGGCCGATTGTCGCCGGACGAGGCACACCGAGAGATGGCCGTCCAAGCAGCACTGCGGCTGAATCCCAACAGCATTCCCGCCCTGATCGAACGGGGGCGCAGCCTGTTAATCGATGGTCGCGAAGAGGAAGGGTTTGCCGCCCTATCGCAAGCGGTCGAAAAAGAGCCGTCGGTCACCACGTATCACGCTCGCGGTATGTCCTATTTGTTATCGGAGCGGTACCGAGAAGCCCATGCCGATTTCAGCAAGGCCATCGCGTTGGAGCCGCAAGATGCTGACAATTATAGCGAACGCGGAGAATGCTTGGCCGATTGGTATAACGATGCTCCGGATGACGATCTGCTCAAGCAAGCCTTGGCCGATTTTGATCGTGCAATTGAACTGGGAGGCGAAGATTCGACCTATCGCATCGAGCGCGCTAGAGTGTTGTTGGCAGCGAACCGCTTTGACGAAGCGATTGCTGATTTCTCCCGAGGTGTCGCAGTTGATCCTGATTCATTTTATGCCTACAGCCAACGGGGACAGGCCTACCTAGATGCCGGCCACCATGCCAAGCAGGCAGAACGAGATTTTTCAAAAGCGGTCGATTTACTGGAAGAACAACCACGCACGACCGACTCGGTGATGCGACGTACGCAGCTCACCAGTATCGCTTTTGCCTATCGCAGCCGCGCCGAAGCCCGCCGCCAACTGGGACGCCCTCAACAAGCCGACGACGACATCCAACGTGCCATTGAACTTGAGGTCGAAGCGGACGGATGAAAGCTCCATAGGCTGTCAGCTGCCGCATAATCCGGGCAAGCTGCTGCATTGCGTCAAAAATCAAAACAAAGGCCAAATTGGCTGTCCGGTTTGGGGACGCAAATGGAATCAACCTTGTGGAGAGGCAAAGTCACTCTCCGACCAATCAGCATTCCAAAGCACACCAGAGTCCACAGGTATCCTCTGATTGGCAATGTCGCAAAATGGAATTATGGCAGCAACGGCAGAATGTTTTTTGACAACAACATCAAAACCGTTCATTTTTTTTGAACCATGATTCTCTTTTTTTCGTTGTGAATAGTAGCAGGCATTGGGGCAAGCTTTCCGCCTGGTTTCGCAGTCTTACACATCGGTCACCCCGATGAAGATGCGCAGACGGGGCATCACACTCACTTTTTTTGACGCGAGGAGAACTCAATATGGCTGATTTCGGACAAGCATTGTTGGCACAAAGCGAAGGTAGCAGCGGCGGTTTGTTGGGGCTGGTTCCCGTATTCGTGATGTTGGCGATCGGTGTCGCAGTGATTGCCGGATTTTGGAAGGCCTTTGAAAAGGCGGGGGAACCGGGTTGGGCGGTGCTGGTCCCGATTTACAATGCGATCGTATTTTTGAAAATTGCCGGCAAACCGGCGTGGTGGTTCATTCTGTTGCTGATTCCGTTGGTCGGCATGGTCGTAGCGATTATCGCCGCAATCGATTTTGCGAAAGCGTATGGCAAGGGGACCGGATACGGGGTAGGCATCGCCTTTTTGGGTGCGATCTTCGTCCCGATGCTGGGCTTCGGCGACGCCCGCTTCCAAGGCGCGGCCGCCTAAGGATGCAGCGGAAAGACAAAGCAGGTTTCCTAAAAAACAACAGCCCTCGGCGCAATCCGCCGGGGGCTGTTGTTATTTCGATGCGTTGCGAGTGGTGAACGACTTTAAAAAAGGTTTCGCGCAAAGACGCAGAGCCACTAAGAAGAAAAGGTAATAAGAAGAAAAAGAGAGGACCGTTGAACTCGGCAACGTCAAACTCTAGATGCGCAACCGATGTGTGACAGACGACAATCTGCCTTCGCAAGATAGTTCTTTGCGTCTTCGCGGCTTTGCGCGAGGCTTTTTGACAAGGTGCGTCGTGATGTACCCTACTCTGGGGCTTACTCGTTTTTGTTGCGCAGGTGTTTGTCGGCGAATCGTACGTATTGCTCCCAGTCGTAATCGGTCACGTCGTGTTTGCCGCTGCGGATGTGGTAGCCGATGGTGTTGGCGATCGGTTCATTGACATTCGGCATTTCCGAAGCTCCTAAACCATCGGTACCAAGCAACTCGTACACCGGGCTGGCGTGCTTGGCGGAGAGGAATTCACCGTGGGGGTCGGCCCAACGATCTTCCTCGGCGCTGGCGATATAAACGGGGCGCGGAGCGATTAAGGCGATCAGTTGATGTTGATCGACCGGCAATGCTTGTTCGTTATCGTTGTATTTTTTGAAGTTTCCGCAAAACCAGTGGGGAAAGGCGGTGTTGATCCGCCAGACGTTTTCGCCGATCCCCCGCCGGCTCAACGCGGCCCCGCCGCAGCCTGAATCGTTGGAGATCACCAAGGCGAACCGTGGATCCTGCGCGCCGGCCCAGAGGGCTGTTTTTCCCAGCCGTGAATGCCCCATCACGGCGACCTTGGTTT from the Symmachiella macrocystis genome contains:
- a CDS encoding tetratricopeptide repeat protein, coding for MPEHQMIDVPEVDFMSVTENVSDWRIGKRVVIQRPKLSIALGCGVLLAVPLIGLVIAGFVMGNSASFYQVFFIAALICVGLFALVVIPYNRSNRSRETVIDWSDETIRYRHGMRWQTFPFAEIQRICVQTKQIGSETPTYDGTVDIEVAGNQFSLFEILSSTEEPGQPVDILLDVARRLADGWSVPCEVYVLGKRLEEKELEGRGRPPKEIAQKYMTLGSLASGSAMSADYQGQSDEAVEHREEAIFYYMQANKLDPTLAEPLLAIGRLSPDEAHREMAVQAALRLNPNSIPALIERGRSLLIDGREEEGFAALSQAVEKEPSVTTYHARGMSYLLSERYREAHADFSKAIALEPQDADNYSERGECLADWYNDAPDDDLLKQALADFDRAIELGGEDSTYRIERARVLLAANRFDEAIADFSRGVAVDPDSFYAYSQRGQAYLDAGHHAKQAERDFSKAVDLLEEQPRTTDSVMRRTQLTSIAFAYRSRAEARRQLGRPQQADDDIQRAIELEVEADG
- a CDS encoding DUF5684 domain-containing protein; protein product: MADFGQALLAQSEGSSGGLLGLVPVFVMLAIGVAVIAGFWKAFEKAGEPGWAVLVPIYNAIVFLKIAGKPAWWFILLLIPLVGMVVAIIAAIDFAKAYGKGTGYGVGIAFLGAIFVPMLGFGDARFQGAAA